From one Peredibacter starrii genomic stretch:
- a CDS encoding metal-dependent transcriptional regulator translates to MSDKKPTIQHTHDNDLTHSMVHYLLAIHKLKEAKGYARVTDIAHEMGLTKGSVSTALTNLKKRELVLEDESKFLSLSPTGHEAVHGILSSRTLLYYFLKDIIGVDEEVAHKDSCLMEHLMSSETREKFFNFMKNLTTEDFKKTPYSTSFDFTQFEHQHDFEEIQKGDTYLKTE, encoded by the coding sequence ATGTCAGACAAAAAACCTACTATTCAGCATACGCACGATAACGACCTTACTCATTCTATGGTTCACTACCTACTGGCGATCCATAAATTGAAAGAGGCGAAAGGCTATGCTCGCGTAACAGATATTGCTCACGAAATGGGTCTTACAAAAGGTTCAGTTTCAACAGCATTAACTAACTTAAAAAAGCGCGAACTCGTTCTGGAAGATGAGAGCAAATTTCTTTCGCTTTCGCCAACTGGTCACGAAGCAGTTCATGGAATTTTGTCTTCTAGAACACTCCTATATTATTTCTTAAAAGACATCATTGGTGTTGATGAAGAAGTTGCTCATAAAGATTCATGTCTAATGGAGCACTTAATGAGTTCTGAGACTCGTGAGAAGTTTTTCAATTTCATGAAGAACCTTACAACTGAAGATTTTAAGAAAACCCCATATTCTACTTCTTTCGATTTTACTCAATTCGAGCATCAGCACGATTTCGAAGAAATCCAGAAGGGCGATACTTACTTAAAGACTGAATGA
- a CDS encoding MFS transporter, which produces MNILQILKSDDPRFKGHLWFFLGAYFLVLFNYPLVRAASTTMFFEDFGAKSTPLAWLWSVVFLVASVFFCNHLQAKHSVHKVFFWASSFTTALFGLSVLGFISGIKQLTFLSFIWKEVYIVIQIHLLLAYANTYFRKDEFKMIVGVVGAAGSLGGVLGGLLTSYLSHKWGTVFVAWFSLIFIFSPAVLFFYTPDLAAKNNEKPVSPMKSLKGKDIKEYVFIIAVIVMLSQFIINIADFKFNLAFEAAIPDSASRTGYLGWIYTWTNLLTFILQFLCMPLLLPRISEKTLHLFIPVSYLILTSGLILSGGVMLLPLAGFYIYLKASDYSLFSGGKELLYQPLSPDQKYGAKYLTDMLVYRASKALIAAVLIYLQSSFILNMMMISFLLVWLILVIKLFGIHRKLFS; this is translated from the coding sequence ATGAACATTCTCCAGATTCTGAAAAGTGATGATCCTCGTTTTAAGGGTCATCTGTGGTTCTTCCTGGGTGCTTATTTCCTTGTTCTATTCAATTATCCATTAGTCCGAGCTGCTTCAACCACCATGTTCTTCGAGGACTTTGGTGCTAAATCTACGCCTTTGGCGTGGCTTTGGTCGGTGGTGTTTCTAGTGGCCTCGGTTTTCTTTTGTAATCATCTTCAGGCCAAGCACAGCGTTCATAAAGTTTTCTTCTGGGCCTCATCATTCACAACTGCCTTATTTGGTCTGAGTGTTCTGGGTTTTATTTCTGGGATTAAGCAGCTCACGTTTCTGTCTTTCATCTGGAAAGAAGTTTATATCGTCATTCAAATCCATCTCCTCCTGGCCTATGCCAATACTTATTTTCGCAAAGACGAATTCAAGATGATTGTGGGAGTAGTAGGTGCAGCAGGAAGTTTAGGTGGTGTTCTAGGTGGCCTCCTTACTTCTTATCTAAGTCATAAGTGGGGAACTGTTTTCGTAGCGTGGTTTTCTCTCATTTTTATTTTTTCTCCGGCGGTTCTGTTCTTCTACACTCCTGATCTTGCGGCAAAGAACAATGAGAAACCCGTTTCTCCGATGAAAAGCCTGAAGGGCAAGGACATCAAAGAATACGTTTTTATCATCGCAGTGATCGTGATGCTTTCTCAATTCATCATCAACATTGCTGACTTTAAATTCAACCTGGCCTTTGAGGCCGCGATTCCTGATTCGGCGAGCCGCACAGGGTACCTGGGCTGGATTTATACCTGGACCAACTTACTGACTTTTATTCTGCAATTTTTGTGCATGCCTTTGCTGTTGCCGAGAATCTCAGAGAAAACACTCCATCTTTTTATCCCGGTTTCTTACCTGATTTTGACCTCTGGTTTAATTCTCTCGGGCGGAGTAATGCTTTTGCCATTAGCGGGGTTTTACATTTACCTCAAGGCCTCAGATTACTCTTTGTTTAGTGGAGGAAAAGAGCTTTTGTATCAACCTCTTTCACCTGACCAAAAGTACGGTGCCAAATATCTCACTGATATGCTCGTGTATAGGGCATCAAAAGCCTTGATTGCCGCAGTCTTGATTTATCTTCAATCCTCTTTCATCCTTAATATGATGATGATTTCATTCCTATTGGTATGGTTAATCCTCGTCATCAAGTTGTTCGGAATACACCGTAAACTTTTCAGTTGA
- a CDS encoding M3 family metallopeptidase, translated as MQNPLLETPKARHGAYPFDKILPEHFLPALNAAIETAKGKLETFKNDKRTDFQHVVVEKGDITEQVDYIAGIFFNLHSAECSDELEKISPEVSEILTRFGNDISLDPKIFMKVKACYDTRMNQGLNPEEMTIIEKTYKSFVRNGALLAESEKDQMRVMDEKLAKLTLTFSQNVLKATNDYLMEITNKADLDGLPEGVIEAAAELAEKKGKTGSWCFDLNVPSMLPFMTYSKKRDLRKTLLTASSSKTFNTKYDNQETLKEILKLRTERAQLLGFKTHADYVLEERMAMSPKKVMDFLEELLSKAKPHAEKDVARLKKLAAEDGINDLQSYDTAYYSEILKKRELDMDDEMLRPYFKLENVVDGIFEVAKRLYGLTFKEVFDVPKYHTDVRTFEVFDEATNAFVGLFYTDFFPRPTKRGGAWMSGIKEQGMYQGKVERPHIMIVCNFTKPTKTKPSLLTLDEVLTLYHEFGHALHGLLSKVKYRDLSGTNVYWDFVELPSQIMENWVLEKECLDIFAVHYETGEKIPADLVQKIKASGKFLEGMGTLRQLTFAFLDMAYHTADPNSIKDIGEFETKTVDRTTLLPKIPGTSISTSFSHIFAGGYSAGYYSYKWAEVLDADAFEFFQTSGIFNREVANKFREFILEKGGTEHPMELYKKFRGQEPDVGALLRRAGLH; from the coding sequence ATGCAGAATCCACTATTAGAAACACCCAAGGCACGCCATGGGGCCTATCCATTTGATAAAATCCTTCCCGAGCATTTTCTTCCAGCGCTTAATGCCGCCATCGAAACTGCCAAAGGAAAGTTAGAGACATTCAAGAATGATAAGCGCACTGATTTTCAGCACGTGGTGGTGGAGAAGGGTGATATCACGGAGCAAGTGGATTACATCGCGGGAATTTTCTTCAATCTCCATTCAGCCGAGTGCTCGGATGAACTGGAAAAAATCTCTCCCGAAGTTTCAGAAATCCTGACTCGTTTTGGAAATGATATTTCCCTCGATCCAAAAATCTTCATGAAGGTCAAGGCCTGTTACGATACTCGCATGAATCAGGGTCTTAATCCGGAAGAGATGACAATTATTGAGAAGACCTATAAGTCCTTCGTGAGAAATGGTGCTCTTCTTGCTGAAAGCGAGAAAGACCAGATGAGAGTGATGGACGAGAAGCTCGCGAAGCTCACTCTGACTTTTTCTCAAAACGTTCTGAAGGCCACGAATGATTATCTGATGGAGATCACAAATAAGGCAGATCTTGATGGACTACCTGAAGGTGTGATTGAAGCCGCCGCTGAACTGGCCGAGAAAAAAGGCAAGACGGGAAGCTGGTGTTTTGACTTGAACGTACCAAGTATGCTTCCATTCATGACGTATTCGAAGAAGCGCGATTTAAGAAAAACTCTTCTAACTGCAAGCTCTTCAAAAACGTTTAATACAAAATACGATAACCAGGAAACTCTGAAAGAGATCCTGAAACTTCGCACTGAGCGTGCTCAGCTTTTGGGTTTTAAGACCCACGCTGATTACGTGCTGGAAGAAAGAATGGCGATGTCACCTAAGAAGGTGATGGACTTTCTTGAGGAGCTTCTTAGTAAGGCAAAACCACATGCCGAAAAAGACGTAGCTCGCTTGAAGAAACTTGCAGCGGAAGATGGAATTAATGATCTTCAGTCATACGATACTGCTTACTACTCGGAAATTTTAAAGAAGCGTGAACTGGACATGGACGATGAAATGCTTCGTCCGTACTTCAAGTTAGAGAACGTGGTTGATGGTATTTTTGAGGTCGCAAAACGACTTTACGGACTTACTTTCAAAGAAGTTTTCGACGTTCCAAAGTATCACACTGACGTAAGAACTTTTGAAGTTTTCGATGAAGCAACCAACGCATTCGTTGGTCTTTTCTACACTGACTTTTTCCCTCGTCCAACAAAACGCGGAGGCGCGTGGATGTCGGGAATTAAAGAGCAGGGGATGTATCAAGGTAAAGTTGAAAGACCGCACATTATGATTGTGTGTAACTTCACTAAGCCGACAAAAACGAAACCATCGCTTCTGACTTTAGATGAAGTGCTGACTCTTTATCATGAGTTCGGTCATGCCCTTCATGGTCTACTTTCAAAGGTTAAATACCGTGATCTATCTGGTACCAATGTGTATTGGGATTTCGTGGAACTTCCCTCGCAAATTATGGAGAACTGGGTGCTTGAAAAAGAGTGTCTGGATATCTTCGCCGTTCACTATGAAACTGGTGAAAAAATTCCGGCCGATCTGGTTCAGAAAATCAAAGCGAGCGGAAAATTCCTGGAAGGCATGGGAACTCTCAGACAGTTAACATTCGCTTTCCTTGATATGGCCTACCACACGGCCGATCCGAATTCGATTAAAGACATCGGAGAGTTCGAAACAAAGACGGTAGATAGAACAACACTACTTCCCAAGATCCCTGGGACAAGTATTTCTACTTCGTTCTCACACATCTTTGCTGGCGGATATTCTGCCGGATATTATTCATACAAATGGGCCGAGGTTCTGGACGCGGATGCCTTCGAATTCTTCCAGACTTCGGGTATTTTCAATCGAGAAGTGGCCAATAAGTTTCGCGAGTTCATTCTCGAGAAAGGTGGCACTGAACACCCTATGGAGCTCTATAAGAAGTTCAGAGGGCAAGAGCCAGATGTGGGAGCTCTCCTTCGTAGGGCCGGTCTTCATTAA